The Anopheles marshallii chromosome X, idAnoMarsDA_429_01, whole genome shotgun sequence genome includes a window with the following:
- the LOC128709353 gene encoding LOW QUALITY PROTEIN: uncharacterized protein LOC128709353 (The sequence of the model RefSeq protein was modified relative to this genomic sequence to represent the inferred CDS: inserted 2 bases in 1 codon; deleted 1 base in 1 codon), translating into MGSVVGPVRFWSQIGPVADVIHRQSVPPVVXAVMTSLCRVCSAPAAQRCSGCQQVAYCGRDHQRADWKAQHRDQCRRFKVVRNDRLGRHLVATRHIKQGEIIYRDEPYAVGPKIANVPLCLGCNRNLVPLLKESGKGGERFHECSRCGWPLCGVSCEEAAQHRPECEVLAGSGYRPNIRPHPSNPDHRESAYCVIVPLRVLLLERNAPEWYATVQGFESHLKERLASPLYGVLRSNLVPFVRKVLGLQQYSEQTVLEVSAILDTNCYEIRLPEQHVKVRGLYPLGAMLSHDCRPNTKHYFDDRLHMVLVATVDIPEGAVIHASYTQPLLGTVQRRLALRQAKCFDCACERCTDPAEHGTEASGFRCPNCRRTPSLVLAVEPTNYRTVWRCTSKRCSYQERPEQYVARCEQLQQELLALDRTDPAGYEAFLARHEPTLHRWNAYILQAKYALTQLLSSARLANRATKAPTEAACRRTIELCRDLLAVADRLEPGYGPFRTKLLLELGTALGALGVLSDPERQEWCTVRTELVRIAKTDPTVDVSSIGGGAAGEKGPLYCS; encoded by the exons ATGGGCAGCGTGGTGGGTCCGGTC CGGTTTTGGTCGCAGATCGGTCCGGTCGCGGATGTGATCCATCGTCAGTCAGTGCCGCCAGTAGT AGCCGTGATGACATCTCTCTGCCGTGTCTGTAGCGCTCCAGCGGCGCAGCGCTGTTCGGGCTGCCAGCAGGTTGCGTACTGTGGCCGCGACCACCAGCGGGCCGATTGGAAAGCGCAGCACCGTGACCAGTGTCGCCGGTTTAAA GTGGTACGGAACGATCGGCTCGGGCGCCATCTGGTGGCAACGCGACACATCAAGCAGGGTGAGATAATTTACCGGGACGAACCGTACGCGGTCGGGCCGAAGATCGCGAACGTGCCACTGTGTCTCGGCTGCAACCGTAACTTGGTGCCACTGTTGAAGGAGTCCGGCAAGGGTGGGGAGCGTTTCCACGAGTGTTCCCGGTGCGGTTGGCCACTGTGCGGGGTGAGTTGTGAGGAGGCGGCACAGCATCGTCCGGAGTGTGAGGTGTTGGCGGGCAGTGGGTACCGGCCGAACATCCGGCCACATCCGTCCAACCCGGACCATCGCGAATCGGCGTACTGTGTGATCGTGCCGCTGcgcgtgctgctgctggagcgcAATGCGCCTGAATGGTATGCAACCGTGCAGGGGTTTGAGTCGCATCTGAAGGAACGGTTGGCGAGTCCGCTGTACGGCGTGTTGCGGTCGAATCTGGTACCATTCGTGCGCAAGGTGCTCGGCCTGCAGCAGTACAGCGAGCAGACCGTACTGGAGGTGAGTGCGATCCTCGATACGAACTGTTACGAGATTCGGTTGCCGGAGCAGCATGTGAAGGTGCGCGGACTTTACCCGCTGGGCGCCATGCTATCGCACGACTGTCGGCCCAACACGAAGCACTACTTTGACGACCGGCTGCACATGGTGCTGGTGGCCACGGTTGACATTCCGGAGGGTGCCGTCATCCATGCGTCCTACACGCAACCGCTGCTCGGTACGGTTCAGCGCCGGCTGGCGCTCCGTCAGGCCAAGTGCTTCGATTGCGCCTGCGAACGCTGCACCGATCCCGCTGAGCACGGTACGGAGGCGAGTGGATTTCGGTGCCCAAATTGTCGCCGTACACCGAGCCTGGTGCTGGCGGTCGAACCGACCAACTATCGGACGGTGTGGCGCTGCACAAGTAAGCGCTGCTCGTACCAGGAACGGCCCGAGCAGTATGTCGCGCGCTGTGAACAGCTGCAGCAGGAGCTGCTCGCCCTTGACCGTACCGATCCGGCCGGGTACGAAGCGTTTCTGGCACGTCACGAACCAACGCTTCACCGGTGGAACGCTTACATCCTGCAGGCAAAGTATGCGCTTACGCAGCTCCTAAGCAGCGCCCGTTTGGCAAATCGGGCCACGAAAG CGCCGACGGAAGCTGCCTGCCGGCGTACGATAGAGCTCTGCCGGGATCTGCTCGCCGTGGCGGACCGGCTCGAACCCGGGTACGGCCCGTTCCGCACGAAGCTACTGCTGGAGCTCGGGACCGCGCTCGGCGCCCTCGGTGTCTTATCG GATCCCGAGCGGCAGGAATGGTGTACGGTGCGGACCGAACTCGTACGCATTGCCAAAACGGACCCAACGGTGGATGTCAGCAGTATTGGTGGCGGTGCGGCCGGTGAAAAGGGTCCCCTTTATTGCTCGTAA